The following proteins are co-located in the Agelaius phoeniceus isolate bAgePho1 chromosome 36, bAgePho1.hap1, whole genome shotgun sequence genome:
- the LAMTOR4 gene encoding ragulator complex protein LAMTOR4 isoform X3, producing the protein MTAALTQGLERVPAQAGYLVISDGAVLASSQPFWGSPNVEFLPAQSSGDLENDEHTATVLQGLVATALGLRLPRGHEPPFRRLSVVFGEHSLLVTVSGQKLFVVKRHHHVQEPVAV; encoded by the exons ATG ACGGCGGCGCTGACGCAGGGGCTGGAGCGGGTGCCGGCCCAGGCCGGGTACCTCGTCATCAGCGACGGCGCCGTGCTGGCg AGTTCCCAaccattttggggttccccaaACGTGGAATTTTTGCCTGCCCAGTCCTCGGGGGACCTGGAGAACGACGAGCACACGGCCAcggtgctgcagggcctggtggccacGGCCCTGGGGCTGCGCCTGCCCCGCGGCCACGAGCCGCCCTTCCGCCGCCTCTCGG TGGTGTTTGGCGAGCACTCCCTCCTCGTCACCGTCTCGGGACAGAAACTCTTCGTGGTCAAGCGCCACCACCACGTCCAGGAGCCGGTGGCCGTGTGA
- the LAMTOR4 gene encoding ragulator complex protein LAMTOR4 isoform X4 — protein sequence MTAALTQGLERVPAQAGYLVISDGAVLASSGDLENDEHTATVLQGLVATALGLRLPRGHEPPFRRLSVVFGEHSLLVTVSGQKLFVVKRHHHVQEPVAV from the exons ATG ACGGCGGCGCTGACGCAGGGGCTGGAGCGGGTGCCGGCCCAGGCCGGGTACCTCGTCATCAGCGACGGCGCCGTGCTGGCg TCCTCGGGGGACCTGGAGAACGACGAGCACACGGCCAcggtgctgcagggcctggtggccacGGCCCTGGGGCTGCGCCTGCCCCGCGGCCACGAGCCGCCCTTCCGCCGCCTCTCGG TGGTGTTTGGCGAGCACTCCCTCCTCGTCACCGTCTCGGGACAGAAACTCTTCGTGGTCAAGCGCCACCACCACGTCCAGGAGCCGGTGGCCGTGTGA
- the LAMTOR4 gene encoding ragulator complex protein LAMTOR4 isoform X2, with the protein MTAALTQGLERVPAQAGYLVISDGAVLASSGDLENDEHTATVLQGLVATALGLRLPRGHEPPFRRLSVVFGEHSLPVTVPDGSGDTGDGSGDTEDTEGGPGDTEGGPVPIVPVVPSGVWRALPPCHCP; encoded by the exons ATG ACGGCGGCGCTGACGCAGGGGCTGGAGCGGGTGCCGGCCCAGGCCGGGTACCTCGTCATCAGCGACGGCGCCGTGCTGGCg TCCTCGGGGGACCTGGAGAACGACGAGCACACGGCCAcggtgctgcagggcctggtggccacGGCCCTGGGGCTGCGCCTGCCCCGCGGCCACGAGCCGCCCTTCCGCCGCCTCTCGG TGGTGTTTGGCGAGCACTCcctccctgtcactgtccctgatggctctggggacaccggggatggctctggggacactgaggacaccgagggtggccctggggacaccgagggtggccctgtccccattgtccccgtTGTCCCCAGTGGTGTTTGGCGAGCACTCcctccctgtcactgtccctga
- the LAMTOR4 gene encoding ragulator complex protein LAMTOR4 isoform X1 has translation MTAALTQGLERVPAQAGYLVISDGAVLASSQPFWGSPNVEFLPAQSSGDLENDEHTATVLQGLVATALGLRLPRGHEPPFRRLSVVFGEHSLPVTVPDGSGDTGDGSGDTEDTEGGPGDTEGGPVPIVPVVPSGVWRALPPCHCP, from the exons ATG ACGGCGGCGCTGACGCAGGGGCTGGAGCGGGTGCCGGCCCAGGCCGGGTACCTCGTCATCAGCGACGGCGCCGTGCTGGCg AGTTCCCAaccattttggggttccccaaACGTGGAATTTTTGCCTGCCCAGTCCTCGGGGGACCTGGAGAACGACGAGCACACGGCCAcggtgctgcagggcctggtggccacGGCCCTGGGGCTGCGCCTGCCCCGCGGCCACGAGCCGCCCTTCCGCCGCCTCTCGG TGGTGTTTGGCGAGCACTCcctccctgtcactgtccctgatggctctggggacaccggggatggctctggggacactgaggacaccgagggtggccctggggacaccgagggtggccctgtccccattgtccccgtTGTCCCCAGTGGTGTTTGGCGAGCACTCcctccctgtcactgtccctga